The DNA window GTCGCCGAGGCCATCCAGTTCTCATCGATACCGGTGTTCACCACCCGGTTGCGCCCGAATTGCTTCTCCAGGTTGATGACAGGCCTGCCGGGGTTGGAGGCCACCGGCGGAGTGAGTTCGAAGATCCAGACCATATTCGGATCTTCCTGCATTTCGTGCTGTACGGCCTCAAGGACCGAGTACATCCAGCTTTTGCGTGCCATTTCACGTACCTTTCCAATTGCTGCCAGGGGAGAGGGGACCGGACCTGCCGGCGTCGCCTCTCAACCGAACTGGCGCGCCTCGACGGTGCCTTCGACGAAGACGTTCTTCAGCCCGTCTTCCGCCTTGCAGAGGGGCTGCTCCGCCGCCCAGGCGAAGGCATCTGAGACTTCCTGCTTCACCGAAGCCTCGATCTCGGCAGCCTTGGCATGGTCGACCACGCCCCAATTGACGAGGATGTCGTGAGCGATCCTGACGGGGTCGCGTTGCATCCAGGCGCGCAGCTCCCGCTCCGGCCGGAAGGAAGAGATGGCAAGCGGATCGTAACCGAAGGCGCCGAGCTCGCCGGGCTTGGCGCCGGGCGCACCCCAATGGTTGTAGTAGCGGTAGGTCTTGGCCTCGATCAGCGTCGGCCCTTCGCCAGCTCTTGCCCGGTCGACGGCCGTCTTGGCGGCATTGTAGACCTGGATCACGTCCTGCCCGTCCACGATGACACCGGGAATGCCGTAGGTGTTCGCGGCATCCGCAATGTCCTTCAGCGGGCACGAATAGGAGTAGTGCGCATACTGGTGATAGAGGTTGTTCTCCAGCACATAGATGAAGGGCAGCTTCAACAGAGCGGCGTTGTTCAGCGTCGAGTGGAAATGCGGCGTCGCATAGGTGCCGTCACCGCCGAAATTCACCACCACCTGGTCGCTGCCGCG is part of the Chelativorans sp. AA-79 genome and encodes:
- a CDS encoding thiamine pyrophosphate-dependent dehydrogenase E1 component subunit alpha, which translates into the protein MHDNPDRKSDGDEHISPLGTSRRSFLKAAAIAGAAVSFGTTLARANGEIGFWAKDLSDQQLVDMYTTILRIRWHERTMADKMLTDPNYRGYNHFYAGQEAVAVGVCSALRNSGGVMQADLAYSTHRPTGHAIAKGVDMKLMAAENDFRATGLNGGYAAEMHLCDPEVGFIGADGMIGPGPVIASGSAFAIKARGSDQVVVNFGGDGTYATPHFHSTLNNAALLKLPFIYVLENNLYHQYAHYSYSCPLKDIADAANTYGIPGVIVDGQDVIQVYNAAKTAVDRARAGEGPTLIEAKTYRYYNHWGAPGAKPGELGAFGYDPLAISSFRPERELRAWMQRDPVRIAHDILVNWGVVDHAKAAEIEASVKQEVSDAFAWAAEQPLCKAEDGLKNVFVEGTVEARQFG